From a region of the Fusobacterium perfoetens ATCC 29250 genome:
- a CDS encoding MotA/TolQ/ExbB proton channel family protein: MYHYLKVGGPLMWILLILSIISLAIIIERVLFFFLHERCLSKNFKSNIILAVSNNNLEKACLLCDDEKNTVGATIKEFLVRHNANGDFHHFDQLIKEIALERISPLEKRLYLLGIIAHTAPMIGLLGTVTGMIHAFTNLALLGAGDPKVVADGISEALLTTAAGLTIAIPAIVIYNLLNKRVEEVESDIDKITTNIINIIRKN, from the coding sequence ATGTATCATTATCTTAAAGTTGGAGGACCATTAATGTGGATTCTTCTAATTTTATCAATTATTTCTCTTGCTATAATTATAGAAAGGGTATTATTTTTCTTTTTACATGAGAGATGTTTGAGTAAGAATTTTAAATCAAATATTATTTTAGCTGTATCTAATAATAATTTAGAAAAAGCTTGTTTATTGTGTGATGATGAAAAAAATACTGTTGGGGCAACTATAAAAGAATTTTTAGTTCGTCATAATGCCAATGGAGATTTTCATCATTTTGACCAATTAATAAAAGAAATAGCTTTAGAGAGGATAAGTCCACTTGAAAAAAGATTATATTTACTTGGAATAATAGCTCACACAGCTCCAATGATTGGACTTTTAGGTACAGTTACAGGAATGATTCATGCTTTTACAAATCTTGCTTTATTAGGAGCTGGAGACCCTAAAGTAGTAGCTGATGGAATATCAGAGGCTTTACTTACTACAGCTGCCGGGCTTACAATAGCTATTCCAGCCATTGTTATTTATAATCTTTTAAATAAAAGAGTAGAAGAGGTTGAAAGTGATATTGATAAAATAACAACAAATATAATAAATATAATAAGAAAAAATTAG
- a CDS encoding ExbD/TolR family protein — translation MGKYRKNKNILAVDLTPLIDVVFLLLIFFMVTTTFDKYGQIDIDVPTANIESPDKKLPLEIVIDKNGSYFAIKNGKTLPIDIDNLGDLLNGVDSVSVTADKELKYQVVMDTITKIKKQGIENLGINFYE, via the coding sequence ATGGGGAAGTATAGAAAAAATAAAAATATTCTTGCTGTTGACTTAACTCCATTAATAGATGTAGTTTTTTTACTTTTAATATTTTTTATGGTTACAACAACTTTTGATAAATATGGACAAATAGATATAGATGTCCCGACAGCTAATATAGAAAGTCCTGATAAAAAATTACCTTTAGAGATTGTTATTGATAAAAATGGAAGTTATTTTGCAATAAAAAATGGAAAAACACTTCCTATAGATATTGATAATTTAGGAGATTTATTAAATGGGGTTGATTCAGTTTCTGTAACAGCAGATAAAGAACTAAAATATCAAGTTGTTATGGATACTATTACAAAAATAAAAAAGCAGGGAATAGAAAATTTAGGAATAAATTTTTATGAATAA
- a CDS encoding energy transducer TonB — MKYILLSIIFHILLIIPYYKHVNTLGNPDISRKISIPISYNSRNLPERIDNIKKVKGSEIKQPKVVEETNKKIEEKEIKKPQDEFKSKMKKNTEKKVEKKITENKEIKKSQNNQNKKQPHKNLVKEENKKESIDEVLTKNGNFVANSDGSYTALSAKGINFEILNQIDPNYPRQAEVIRYNKTVIVETRFLVGLDGRVEKIEILKSHEKFGFDKEVMQALKKWKFKPITYGGKKLKVYFVKEFIFKPKS; from the coding sequence ATGAAATACATATTACTTTCAATAATCTTTCATATTTTATTGATTATTCCCTATTACAAACATGTAAATACTTTAGGAAATCCCGATATTTCAAGAAAAATATCTATTCCAATATCATATAATTCTAGAAATCTACCTGAACGAATAGATAATATAAAAAAAGTGAAAGGAAGCGAGATAAAACAGCCTAAAGTAGTAGAAGAAACCAATAAAAAAATAGAAGAAAAAGAAATAAAAAAGCCTCAAGATGAATTTAAAAGTAAAATGAAAAAAAATACTGAAAAAAAAGTTGAAAAAAAAATAACTGAAAATAAGGAAATAAAAAAATCTCAAAATAATCAGAATAAAAAACAACCACATAAAAATTTAGTTAAAGAGGAAAATAAAAAAGAAAGTATAGATGAAGTTTTAACTAAGAATGGAAACTTTGTAGCTAATTCTGATGGAAGCTACACAGCTTTATCAGCTAAAGGAATTAATTTTGAAATTTTAAATCAAATAGACCCTAATTATCCACGTCAAGCAGAAGTTATCAGATATAATAAAACAGTTATTGTTGAAACTAGATTTCTTGTTGGATTAGATGGAAGAGTTGAGAAAATTGAAATTTTAAAATCTCATGAGAAATTTGGATTTGATAAAGAGGTAATGCAAGCTTTAAAAAAATGGAAATTTAAACCAATAACTTATGGAGGAAAAAAATTAAAAGTTTATTTTGTAAAAGAATTTATATTTAAACCAAAATCATAA
- a CDS encoding sulfite exporter TauE/SafE family protein, translating into MFSDISIESLIILIILCFLASFVDAIAGGGGLISLPAYISAGFPIHLVMGTHKFSATLSTLGSSVGFFRHGKLNFNILKYLVPFHLIGACLGVYILNKIDENFLEPIIIFLLILILIYTIVNKEIGLKNNFTKTTLKSTILGSMASFILGFYIGFFGPGGGSFLLFAFIKIYGMDFILSSGNAKILNLVSNLSSLIMFIYYGKVNYIYGFTVGFFMFLGGQLGTKFAIKKGSKLIKPFFIVVTTITLLKIIIEKFF; encoded by the coding sequence ATGTTTTCTGATATCTCAATAGAAAGTCTAATTATTTTAATTATTTTATGTTTTTTAGCTTCTTTTGTTGATGCAATTGCTGGTGGTGGTGGACTTATAAGTCTTCCTGCTTATATTTCTGCTGGATTCCCTATCCATTTAGTTATGGGAACACATAAATTTTCTGCTACATTATCTACTTTAGGTAGTAGTGTTGGTTTCTTTAGACATGGAAAATTAAATTTTAATATCTTAAAATATTTAGTTCCTTTTCATTTAATAGGTGCATGTTTAGGAGTTTATATTCTTAATAAGATAGATGAAAATTTCTTAGAACCTATTATTATTTTTCTTTTAATTTTAATACTAATTTATACTATTGTTAACAAAGAAATAGGATTAAAAAATAATTTTACTAAAACAACTTTAAAATCTACAATATTAGGTTCTATGGCATCTTTTATATTAGGATTTTATATAGGATTTTTTGGACCTGGTGGTGGTTCCTTTCTATTATTTGCTTTTATTAAAATTTATGGAATGGATTTTATACTTTCTAGTGGAAATGCAAAAATTTTAAATTTAGTTAGTAATCTTTCTAGTTTAATTATGTTTATTTATTATGGAAAAGTTAATTATATTTATGGATTTACAGTTGGATTTTTTATGTTTCTAGGTGGACAATTAGGAACTAAATTTGCTATAAAAAAAGGAAGTAAACTTATAAAACCTTTTTTCATTGTGGTCACTACTATTACACTTTTAAAAATAATCATTGAGAAATTTTTTTAA
- a CDS encoding GntR family transcriptional regulator encodes MGNYVNLKEKAYDIIKNKIINLDFQPGEYLEEKKLGELLEISRTPIREALSRLENELWVKNMPRKGIFVTEVDEHLLNDIFEVRIHFEPAVLEIAFSNLSSVKLQLFKSRFEAYENCDQSERDKLDNDFHLYIFNSVDNIFVKNMLNTTFEHLVRVRRLSFDKKSKERIAESNKEHIGIIDLILAGKKEESVKAFRNHLEKSYKYYLEILF; translated from the coding sequence ATGGGTAATTATGTTAATTTAAAAGAAAAAGCTTATGATATTATAAAAAATAAAATTATTAATCTTGATTTTCAACCTGGAGAATATTTAGAAGAAAAAAAATTAGGTGAACTTTTAGAAATAAGTAGAACTCCAATCAGAGAAGCATTATCTAGATTAGAAAATGAATTGTGGGTAAAAAATATGCCTCGCAAAGGTATTTTTGTTACAGAAGTAGATGAACATCTTTTAAATGATATTTTTGAAGTAAGAATACACTTTGAACCTGCTGTTTTAGAAATAGCTTTTTCCAACCTTTCTTCTGTTAAATTACAATTATTTAAAAGTAGATTTGAAGCTTATGAAAATTGTGACCAAAGTGAAAGAGATAAATTAGATAATGATTTTCATTTATATATTTTTAATTCTGTTGATAATATTTTTGTTAAAAATATGTTAAATACAACTTTTGAGCATTTAGTTAGAGTTAGAAGATTGTCTTTTGATAAAAAAAGTAAAGAAAGAATTGCTGAGTCAAATAAAGAACATATTGGAATCATTGATTTAATCTTAGCTGGGAAAAAAGAAGAATCTGTTAAAGCATTTAGAAATCATTTAGAAAAATCTTATAAATATTATTTAGAAATTTTATTTTAA
- a CDS encoding Mrp/NBP35 family ATP-binding protein, which yields MANNKQMSELDIKVKNNMEKIKHKIVVMSGKGGVGKSTISTNIAYGLALKGYKVGILDADIHGPNVALMLGKEGVKATSFAPISLLDGNLKVISLSFFIGSSDDPIIWRGPAKIGAIHQFLGDVQWGELDYLVVDLPPGTGDEPLTIAQSIGKADGSVIVTTPQDVSILDSRKSIKFSKLINLPILGIVENMSGFVCPHCGERIDIFKTGGGEKTAKELNVEFLGKVPMNPSIVVAGDSGVPYIGSQEKNASHDALESIVNKLIEKTQK from the coding sequence ATGGCCAATAATAAACAAATGAGTGAACTTGATATAAAAGTTAAAAATAATATGGAAAAAATAAAACATAAAATAGTTGTTATGAGTGGAAAAGGTGGAGTTGGAAAATCTACTATTTCTACTAATATAGCCTATGGTTTAGCTTTAAAAGGATATAAAGTTGGTATTTTAGACGCTGATATTCATGGACCTAACGTAGCCCTTATGTTAGGAAAAGAGGGAGTTAAAGCTACATCATTTGCTCCAATCTCTTTACTTGATGGAAATTTAAAAGTTATTTCTTTAAGTTTCTTTATAGGTTCTTCTGATGACCCTATTATTTGGAGAGGTCCAGCTAAAATAGGAGCTATACATCAATTTTTAGGAGATGTCCAATGGGGAGAATTAGACTATCTTGTAGTTGATTTACCACCAGGAACAGGTGATGAACCTTTAACAATAGCTCAATCTATTGGTAAAGCTGATGGTAGTGTTATTGTTACTACTCCTCAAGATGTATCTATTTTAGATTCAAGAAAATCTATAAAATTCTCAAAACTTATAAATCTTCCTATTTTAGGAATAGTTGAAAATATGAGTGGATTTGTTTGTCCTCATTGTGGAGAAAGAATAGATATATTTAAAACTGGTGGAGGAGAAAAAACTGCTAAAGAACTTAATGTAGAATTTTTAGGAAAAGTTCCTATGAATCCATCTATTGTTGTAGCTGGAGATTCTGGAGTTCCATATATAGGTTCTCAAGAAAAAAATGCTTCCCATGATGCTTTAGAATCTATTGTTAATAAATTAATAGAAAAAACTCAAAAATAA
- a CDS encoding Na+/H+ antiporter NhaC family protein produces the protein MKGQEKSDFLGLVPFLIFILIYLGTGIFLHFKGVDMAFYQLPSPVAIFIGIISAFIILKENFNDKFDNFLKGCGNEDILIMCIVYLLAGAFASVSKAMGGVDSAVNFGLTFIPPQYIAAGIFIIAAFISTATGTSVGAIVSLGPIGVGLAEKSGVSMALVMASLIGGAIFGDNLSVISDTTIAATRTQGVDMRDKFRVNIMIAAPSAIITIILLIIYGRPEVIVEAQNYTYNFIKIIPYILVLVLSLIGINVFLVLTFGIISSGVIGLIYGEFTILKLANEIYGGFISMNEIFLLSLLTGGLAQLVRNAGGINWLIEKIQSFIKGKKSALLGIGVLVGIVDMAVANNTIAIIINGPIAKKISYKYKVDPRKTATILDIFSCVAQGVIPYGAQMLILIGFTEGAISFFDIFPFLWYQGLLFILTIISIFFPFADFYVNKYPWDFENEKSL, from the coding sequence ATGAAAGGACAAGAAAAAAGTGATTTTTTAGGTTTAGTACCTTTTCTAATATTTATTTTAATATACCTTGGAACAGGTATTTTTCTTCACTTTAAAGGAGTAGATATGGCTTTTTATCAGCTTCCTTCTCCTGTAGCAATTTTTATTGGAATAATATCAGCTTTTATTATATTGAAAGAAAATTTTAATGATAAATTTGATAATTTCTTAAAAGGTTGTGGAAATGAAGATATTTTAATTATGTGTATTGTATATCTTTTAGCTGGAGCTTTTGCCAGTGTTTCAAAAGCTATGGGTGGAGTAGATTCTGCTGTTAATTTTGGACTCACTTTTATACCTCCTCAATATATAGCTGCTGGTATTTTTATTATTGCTGCCTTTATATCTACAGCTACTGGAACTTCTGTAGGAGCTATTGTTTCACTTGGTCCTATTGGAGTAGGATTAGCTGAAAAATCTGGAGTTTCTATGGCTCTTGTAATGGCTTCTTTAATTGGTGGAGCAATATTTGGAGATAATTTATCTGTTATTTCTGATACAACTATTGCAGCCACTAGAACTCAAGGAGTTGATATGAGAGATAAATTTAGAGTAAATATTATGATAGCTGCTCCTAGTGCTATAATTACTATTATCTTATTAATAATTTATGGTAGACCTGAAGTTATAGTTGAAGCTCAAAATTATACTTATAATTTTATAAAAATAATACCATATATTTTAGTTTTAGTTCTTTCATTAATAGGAATAAATGTATTTTTAGTTCTTACTTTTGGAATTATTAGTTCTGGAGTCATTGGTTTAATATATGGAGAATTTACTATTTTAAAATTAGCTAATGAAATTTATGGTGGTTTTATAAGTATGAATGAAATTTTCTTACTTTCTCTTCTTACAGGTGGATTAGCTCAACTTGTTAGAAATGCTGGTGGAATAAATTGGTTAATAGAAAAAATTCAATCTTTTATCAAAGGAAAAAAATCTGCCCTTTTAGGAATAGGTGTTTTAGTTGGAATTGTTGATATGGCTGTAGCTAACAATACTATTGCTATTATTATCAATGGACCTATTGCTAAAAAAATTAGTTATAAATATAAAGTTGACCCTAGAAAAACAGCTACTATTTTAGATATTTTTTCTTGTGTAGCTCAAGGAGTTATTCCTTATGGAGCTCAAATGTTAATATTAATTGGTTTTACTGAGGGAGCAATAAGTTTTTTTGATATTTTTCCATTTTTATGGTATCAAGGGCTTTTATTTATTTTAACAATTATTTCTATTTTCTTTCCTTTTGCTGATTTTTATGTAAATAAATATCCTTGGGATTTTGAAAATGAAAAATCTCTATAA
- the prfA gene encoding peptide chain release factor 1, whose protein sequence is MFGKLDEVVKRHEELTALLGTVEVASDTKKMIEYNKALNEITPIVEKYNEYKTYKEDLDFIKENIKSEKDPEMKAMMNEEMAELENKLPELENELRILLLPKDPNDERNVIIEIRGGAGGDEAALFAGDLYRMYTRYAERKRWKIDVIEFQEIGVGGVKEVVFSISGQGAYSKLKYESGVHRVQRVPETEAAGRVHTSTATVAVLPEVDEVEQIQSINPSELKIDTYRSGGAGGQHVNMTDSAVRITHLPTGIVVQCQDERSQLKNREKAMKHLLSKLYEMECEKQRSQVENERKLQVGSGARSEKIRTYNFPQGRITDHRIKYTVYQLEAFLDGDLEEMIDALTTFDQAEKLKNIAG, encoded by the coding sequence ATGTTTGGAAAATTAGACGAAGTTGTAAAAAGACATGAAGAGTTAACAGCATTATTAGGAACTGTTGAAGTAGCTAGTGACACAAAAAAAATGATAGAGTACAATAAAGCTTTAAACGAAATAACTCCTATAGTAGAAAAATATAATGAGTATAAAACTTATAAAGAAGATTTAGATTTTATAAAAGAAAATATAAAATCAGAAAAAGACCCAGAAATGAAAGCTATGATGAATGAAGAAATGGCTGAATTAGAAAATAAGTTACCAGAATTAGAAAATGAATTAAGAATTTTACTTCTTCCAAAAGACCCTAATGATGAAAGAAACGTTATCATAGAAATCAGAGGTGGAGCTGGAGGAGATGAAGCGGCTCTATTTGCTGGGGATTTATATAGAATGTATACAAGATATGCTGAAAGAAAAAGATGGAAAATAGATGTAATAGAATTCCAAGAGATTGGAGTAGGTGGAGTAAAAGAGGTTGTATTTTCAATCAGTGGACAAGGAGCTTACTCTAAATTAAAATATGAATCTGGAGTTCATAGAGTACAAAGAGTTCCTGAAACAGAAGCAGCTGGAAGAGTTCACACTTCAACAGCAACAGTTGCTGTATTACCAGAAGTAGATGAGGTAGAACAAATTCAAAGTATTAACCCTTCAGAATTAAAAATAGATACTTATAGATCTGGTGGAGCTGGAGGACAACATGTTAACATGACAGACTCAGCTGTTAGAATTACTCATTTACCTACAGGAATAGTAGTACAATGTCAAGATGAAAGATCTCAATTAAAAAATAGAGAAAAAGCAATGAAACACTTACTTTCAAAATTATATGAGATGGAATGTGAAAAACAAAGGTCTCAAGTTGAAAATGAAAGAAAATTACAAGTAGGTAGTGGAGCTAGATCTGAAAAAATAAGAACATATAATTTCCCTCAAGGAAGAATAACAGACCATAGAATAAAATATACTGTTTATCAATTAGAAGCTTTCTTAGATGGAGATTTAGAAGAAATGATAGATGCCCTAACAACATTTGACCAAGCTGAAAAGTTAAAAAATATTGCGGGGTAA
- the prmC gene encoding peptide chain release factor N(5)-glutamine methyltransferase, which translates to MKLLEIINFSKEYLEKYSFSKSRVESEKLISYVLQMERVNLYSNFEMELTEDEKTKIKSFLKEMARKRKTFDEILKDRKEIEKNEIEISKNYKNENIEILSKSIQYLKKFGVENARIDTEYIFAYVLNVKRNSLMLNFNREITKEEKEKIREFLIRRGKRREPLQYILKEWEFYGLPFIVDERVLIPRPDTEILVEECKFLLEEIENPKILDIGTGSGAIAISLAKLYPNAKVIGVDISSEALEIANKNKELNNTINVEFILSDVFEKISEKDFDLIVSNPPYISIDEYKELMPEVKNYEPRLALTDNGDGYYFYKKISKEAFEYLKKGGYLAFEIGYNQGEEVSEIMKKDGYDVKGVIRDYGDNQRVVVGRKE; encoded by the coding sequence ATGAAATTATTAGAAATAATAAACTTTTCGAAGGAGTATTTGGAAAAATACTCCTTTTCAAAATCTAGGGTAGAAAGTGAAAAATTAATTTCATATGTTCTTCAAATGGAAAGAGTAAATCTTTATTCAAATTTTGAAATGGAACTTACAGAAGATGAAAAGACAAAAATAAAATCTTTTTTAAAAGAAATGGCTAGAAAAAGAAAAACTTTTGATGAAATATTAAAAGATAGAAAAGAAATAGAAAAAAATGAAATAGAGATTTCTAAAAATTATAAAAATGAAAATATTGAGATTTTAAGTAAGTCTATTCAATATTTAAAAAAATTTGGTGTAGAAAATGCCAGAATAGATACTGAATATATTTTTGCATATGTTTTAAATGTAAAAAGAAATTCTCTCATGTTAAATTTTAATAGAGAGATAACAAAAGAAGAAAAGGAAAAAATAAGGGAATTTTTAATAAGAAGAGGGAAAAGAAGAGAACCACTTCAATATATATTAAAAGAATGGGAATTTTATGGATTACCTTTTATAGTAGATGAAAGAGTACTTATCCCAAGACCAGATACCGAAATATTAGTAGAAGAGTGCAAATTTTTATTAGAAGAGATAGAAAATCCAAAAATTTTAGACATAGGAACAGGAAGTGGAGCAATAGCTATCAGTTTAGCTAAATTATATCCTAATGCTAAAGTAATAGGTGTAGATATAAGTTCAGAAGCTTTAGAAATTGCTAATAAAAATAAAGAATTAAATAATACTATTAATGTAGAATTTATTTTATCAGATGTTTTTGAAAAAATATCTGAAAAAGATTTTGATTTAATAGTTTCTAATCCACCTTATATTTCAATAGATGAATATAAAGAATTAATGCCAGAAGTAAAAAATTATGAGCCTAGATTAGCTTTAACTGATAATGGAGATGGATATTATTTTTATAAAAAAATATCAAAAGAAGCTTTTGAATATTTAAAGAAAGGTGGATATCTAGCTTTTGAAATTGGGTATAATCAAGGTGAAGAAGTAAGCGAAATAATGAAAAAAGATGGTTATGATGTAAAAGGTGTAATTAGAGATTATGGAGATAACCAAAGAGTAGTGGTAGGTAGAAAGGAGTAA
- the queA gene encoding tRNA preQ1(34) S-adenosylmethionine ribosyltransferase-isomerase QueA, with translation MSTLLKDYDYNLPEYLIGQHPTEPRDHSRLMAVNKKTMTTEDKHFYDIIDYLNEGDILVRNSTKVIPARLIGRKETGAVLEIFLLKRQDLDTWECLIGHAKKLKLGQKVYIGENNELIGELLEIKDDGNRIIKFYYEGVFEEVLDKLGEMPLPPYIVEKLEDQSRYQTVYAKRGESVAAPTAGLHFTKELLEKIKNKGITIVDIYLEVGLGTFRPVQVEDVLQHKMHTEKFEIPKEACEIINKAKQEGRRIVAVGTTTVRALESAVNENGELLEEVADTDIFIYPGYKFKMIDALITNFHLPKSTLLMLVSAFSSREFMLKVYKEAVEKEYHFFSFGDAMFIY, from the coding sequence ATGTCTACATTATTAAAAGATTATGATTATAATTTACCTGAATATTTAATAGGACAACATCCAACAGAGCCAAGAGACCATTCGAGATTAATGGCTGTTAATAAGAAAACAATGACTACAGAGGATAAACATTTTTATGATATAATAGATTATCTTAATGAGGGAGATATTTTAGTAAGAAATTCTACAAAAGTTATTCCAGCTAGATTAATTGGAAGAAAAGAAACAGGAGCAGTTTTAGAGATATTTTTACTAAAAAGACAAGATTTAGATACTTGGGAATGTTTAATAGGTCATGCTAAAAAATTAAAATTAGGTCAAAAAGTGTATATAGGTGAAAATAATGAACTTATAGGTGAATTATTAGAAATAAAAGATGATGGAAATAGAATAATAAAATTTTATTATGAAGGGGTATTCGAAGAAGTTTTAGATAAATTAGGAGAAATGCCTTTACCACCATATATAGTTGAAAAATTAGAAGACCAAAGTAGATATCAAACTGTATATGCTAAAAGAGGAGAATCTGTAGCTGCTCCTACAGCTGGACTTCATTTTACAAAGGAATTGTTAGAAAAAATAAAAAATAAGGGAATTACAATAGTAGATATTTATTTGGAAGTTGGATTGGGAACTTTTAGACCTGTCCAAGTAGAAGATGTACTACAACATAAGATGCATACAGAAAAATTTGAAATTCCTAAAGAAGCTTGTGAGATTATAAATAAAGCAAAACAAGAAGGACGAAGAATAGTAGCTGTTGGAACTACAACAGTTAGGGCTTTAGAATCTGCAGTTAATGAAAATGGAGAATTATTAGAAGAAGTAGCTGATACAGATATATTTATTTATCCTGGATATAAATTTAAAATGATAGATGCTCTTATTACTAATTTTCATCTTCCAAAATCAACTTTATTAATGTTAGTTTCAGCTTTTAGTTCTAGAGAGTTTATGTTAAAAGTATATAAAGAAGCAGTTGAAAAAGAATATCATTTCTT